One Acidimicrobiia bacterium genomic window, TCTACGCTGCCTTCTTGAGTATTTGCCGCCTGTCTCGTTGGAACGAGAGAATCCGAGTGTCGACTCTTGCCGCTTGAAAGCAGGTGGAACAACGTCGGAAGAAGCGAGAGTTTCGCGATTACGACGACGATAGGAAGAAGATACCGATCGATCGAGGGAACAGATTTCCCTAAGAAGTATCCTGCCGTGGGAACACCGATTGCCCAGAGAAAGCCCCCCACCACGTTGAATACCAAAAAGGTTCTGTAGGGCATCTCGGTGGCACCTGCCACCATAGGGGCCAATGTGCGGACGACCGGAAGAAAGCGAGCGAGGATTATCGTCTTACGACCGTGGCGCTCGTAAAAGCGAGTAGCTCTCTCGAGGTGGCGCCGCTTGAAAATTTTCGAGTCGTCTCGTTTGAACAGGGCAGGTCCGGTTCGCCGCCCGATACCGTATCCAACGTTGTCGCCGACTACGGCAGCCAAGAATCCCAGCACCAGAAGGGTCTCGATTGAAAATGCTTTTTGGGTTGCGGCGAACAGTCCTGCGGTAAAAAGGAGACTGTCACCGGGTAGAAGTATGCCAATTAGTAACCCGGACTCGGCAAAGATCGCTACGACGACCCCTATGAGTCCGAAAGTGTGAAGTATATAGTGAGGATCCAAAAACTGTTTCACCACTGGAAGGTATGAGAGTCTTCTGAGACGTTAGCAAGACATACTACACTGCCGGGTTCACATAGCCGGAAAGAGGAGCGAGCGTTTCTTGTTAGGGGCGGTATTTTGTCTGCTGGCTGAGCTGATTTCACCGGGCCAGCTTCTAGGGAAAGACAGCTCTTTCAGTGTTTGATGGTGGCGCATATACTTCGCGAGGGTTAGAGATCACAGCCTCTCGAGGCACGGCGCTTCAGTAGTAGACATTTGAGTAGTTCGCGGGGGTCGTAGATGGTAGATGGCGTAAAGACGCGCAGCGTATCGGACATCATGAGCTCGCCGGTTGTATCCGCAGCCAGGGACGAGACGATTGCAGAGATCTCTGCTCGCATGGCAAAGACGGGAGTAGGCTCGGTCATCGTTACCGAGGATGATAAGCCAGTAGGTATCTTAACCGAACGTGATCTGGTAAAGGTCGCAGCTGCTGGGGTCGATCCGGGCTCAGAACCTGTATCCAAGTGGATGACCCCGAGCCCCGATACAGTCAGGCCTGACCTAGAAGTTACGGAGGCATTTCGAAGCCTGGCGGAAAGAGGGTATAGACATATTCCTGTCGTGGACGATAGCGGGAAGCTGATCGGAATCGTATCTATGCGCGACCTGATGAAGATCGCTCAAATAAGGCCCGTGGAGGGACCCTCAGGGGAAGTTCCTAAGGGATTAGAGGGAGTCGTCGTGGCCGAGACCTCCATAGGCGACGTGCGGGGGATGGAAGGGTTCTTTCATTACCGGCAATACGATGCCGTGGAACTAGCGGACAAATGCAGCCTTGAGGAGGTTTGGTATCTGATACACGAGAAGCAGCTTCCTAACCGCAAGGAGCTGGCCGAGTTCTCGGGCAAAGTTGCACGCCTCAGAGACGTGACACCTAAGACCAGGGAGGCGCTTCCCCAAATCGCATCTGTTTCAGGAACGTCGCGCCTTCTTGACGGATTGCGCACCGCTTATTCGCTGATGGCTGCCGAGCTTGGTTATGCGCCTTGGCTCGACACTGATATAACGGAGCTTCGAGAGCAAGCTCTCAAGACTTGCGCTGCTTTTCCGACGATTCTGGTGAATCTATATCGTCTGGCTAGAGGAGAGGGGTACATAGAGCCTCGTCAAGATCTGCCGACTGCTGTCAACTACCTTTACATGCTTACGGGAAAGGAGCCAGATCCAGAAGAAGCCCGAGCCATTGAGCAGTACATGATCTTGACGGTTGACCACGGCTTCAACGCCTCGACTTTCACTGCCCGGGTCGTCACGTCCACTGGCGCGGATTTGGGTAGTGCAGTAGTTGCCGCTTTGTGCGCCCTCTCGGGACCACTTCATGGTGGTGCCCCTTCCAGGGTGGTCGACATGTTAGATGCCATCGGAAAGCCCGAGAACGCAGAGAAATGGCTTAGAGAGACTGTTTCAGCGGGGAAGCGTTTGATGGGGTTTGGGCATCGCGTATACAAAACCGACG contains:
- a CDS encoding citrate synthase/methylcitrate synthase — encoded protein: MVDGVKTRSVSDIMSSPVVSAARDETIAEISARMAKTGVGSVIVTEDDKPVGILTERDLVKVAAAGVDPGSEPVSKWMTPSPDTVRPDLEVTEAFRSLAERGYRHIPVVDDSGKLIGIVSMRDLMKIAQIRPVEGPSGEVPKGLEGVVVAETSIGDVRGMEGFFHYRQYDAVELADKCSLEEVWYLIHEKQLPNRKELAEFSGKVARLRDVTPKTREALPQIASVSGTSRLLDGLRTAYSLMAAELGYAPWLDTDITELREQALKTCAAFPTILVNLYRLARGEGYIEPRQDLPTAVNYLYMLTGKEPDPEEARAIEQYMILTVDHGFNASTFTARVVTSTGADLGSAVVAALCALSGPLHGGAPSRVVDMLDAIGKPENAEKWLRETVSAGKRLMGFGHRVYKTDDPRSVMLRAIAERLGGPNVEFAKYVEKKAVEVLNELKPGRRLYTNVEFYAGVVMDRVGVPREMFTPTFAASRVLGWTEHVIEQAMDNRLIRPAAYYMGPPPPEPVPPIDER